The following coding sequences lie in one Brevibacterium marinum genomic window:
- a CDS encoding amidohydrolase family protein translates to MTALHNIRLVDSGWADEPVDIEFSDTITSIRPAAEPETEPSRLLLPGLIDTHVHLGDRERLVTARRSGLTTVVDLGTHPDSRVHELRADAELPSILSAGSAASAPGSTQIEMMGNPEESGVSDPADAARFLDWRVANGVDVIKIIAEDPDATEVPALDIPTLTALVDGAHSRGLLSVAHVVTAAAFDRGLDAGVDILTHAPIDRPLEDRTLARMEEQGTIVSPTLVMMRAIADARLGEHADAAFEVALNNVRAMIESGITVIAGTDANETPFAPVAHGPSLHDEIAYLVEAGMTTAEALCAATSSAAEALELGDRGRIVEGARADLILVHGDPLTDLSVLRSPAEVWSGGRRLVT, encoded by the coding sequence ATGACTGCACTGCACAACATCCGTCTGGTCGACAGCGGCTGGGCCGACGAGCCCGTCGACATCGAGTTCTCCGACACGATCACCTCGATCCGCCCTGCCGCGGAGCCCGAAACCGAACCGAGCCGGCTCCTGCTCCCCGGCCTCATCGACACCCACGTCCACCTCGGGGATCGGGAGAGACTGGTGACTGCTCGGCGTTCGGGCCTGACGACCGTTGTCGATCTGGGCACACATCCCGATTCCCGCGTGCACGAATTGCGGGCGGACGCCGAGCTTCCGTCGATCCTCAGCGCCGGATCCGCCGCCTCGGCGCCGGGCAGCACTCAGATCGAAATGATGGGCAACCCCGAAGAATCCGGAGTCTCGGATCCGGCCGACGCCGCGAGATTCCTCGACTGGAGGGTCGCAAACGGTGTCGATGTCATCAAGATCATCGCCGAGGACCCGGACGCCACCGAGGTTCCCGCACTCGACATCCCCACGTTGACGGCACTGGTCGACGGGGCGCATTCGCGTGGACTTCTGAGCGTCGCCCACGTCGTCACCGCCGCGGCCTTCGACCGGGGCCTCGATGCCGGCGTCGACATCCTCACCCACGCCCCCATCGATCGGCCGCTCGAAGACCGCACGCTCGCTCGGATGGAGGAACAGGGCACCATCGTCTCCCCGACGCTCGTGATGATGCGCGCCATCGCCGACGCCCGCCTCGGTGAGCATGCCGATGCCGCCTTCGAGGTGGCGCTGAACAACGTCCGCGCCATGATCGAATCGGGGATCACCGTCATCGCCGGCACCGACGCCAACGAGACCCCGTTCGCCCCGGTCGCCCACGGACCCTCGCTGCACGACGAGATCGCCTACCTCGTCGAGGCCGGGATGACGACTGCCGAGGCGCTGTGTGCCGCTACGAGTTCGGCCGCCGAGGCGCTCGAACTGGGGGACCGTGGGCGGATCGTCGAGGGTGCGCGCGCCGATCTCATCCTTGTCCACGGTGATCCGCTCACCGATCTCTCGGTGCTGCGCTCCCCCGCCGAGGTGTGGTCCGGCGGGCGTCGCCTCGTGACCTGA
- a CDS encoding ABC transporter ATP-binding protein, whose product MSAAPGQTTLAIASRRRSFAHLSPLLRARWGWVVLLIAAGVANAAAGLVGPWAIGRLVDELPAGAGTEVVVECAIAVAVAGVIMALGTWIGAWALAHITMPVVGDLRTQVVESALRLESQRVESTGTGDLVSRVADDSRKISEAAAQVLPLVVESLLIVIVSAAGLTAIDWRLGLVGLVALPMYWLTLRWYLPRSEPIYKEERAAFGRRAGRLLGGLTGARTLRAYRAEAGELARIDAASGQARDLSIGVFRFLTRAFGRNNRAEAVVLSLLLVAGFALVSFGETTAGAVTTAALVFHRLFNPIGALVGLFDQIQSAGASLTRMVGVIDEASTSPRRSTDHCIDRPSLILEDLWFTYDDEPESRNHVLKGVSLRLDPGEVVAVVGTTGAGKSTLARIAAGLSAPTLGRAVLESGTAASAGEGEPLTELPETVLRSHITMVAQEVHTFNGTLRENVALPVPDATDEQVTAALNTVGAGWVSELSRGLATEVGDGGARLNAEQEQSIALARLVLADPDFAVLDEATAEAGSAGAHALEQSAEAALVGRGALVVAHRLSQAETADRVLVMEHGRIVEEGTHSQLVAAGGHYAQLWAAWSA is encoded by the coding sequence ATGAGCGCGGCACCCGGACAGACGACCCTGGCGATCGCCTCCAGGCGTCGCTCGTTCGCACATCTGTCCCCGCTTCTGCGCGCGCGTTGGGGCTGGGTCGTCCTCCTCATCGCTGCCGGCGTGGCCAACGCCGCGGCCGGACTCGTCGGGCCGTGGGCGATCGGCCGCCTCGTCGACGAACTTCCCGCGGGAGCCGGCACCGAGGTCGTCGTCGAGTGCGCGATCGCCGTCGCCGTCGCCGGTGTGATCATGGCACTGGGCACGTGGATCGGGGCATGGGCACTGGCCCACATCACGATGCCCGTCGTTGGGGATCTGCGCACCCAGGTCGTCGAGTCCGCACTGAGACTCGAATCCCAGCGTGTCGAATCCACCGGCACCGGCGACCTGGTCTCCCGTGTCGCCGATGACTCCCGCAAGATCAGTGAGGCGGCCGCGCAGGTGCTGCCGCTCGTCGTCGAGTCCCTGCTCATCGTCATCGTCTCAGCCGCCGGTCTGACCGCGATCGACTGGCGGCTCGGACTCGTCGGTCTCGTTGCCCTGCCGATGTACTGGCTGACCTTGCGCTGGTACCTGCCCAGGTCGGAACCGATCTACAAGGAGGAGCGCGCCGCCTTCGGCCGTCGTGCCGGACGTCTGCTGGGCGGACTCACCGGAGCTCGAACCCTGCGCGCCTACCGCGCCGAAGCCGGGGAGCTGGCGCGCATCGATGCGGCCTCGGGGCAGGCCCGGGACCTGTCGATCGGCGTGTTCCGATTCCTCACCCGAGCCTTCGGACGCAACAACCGCGCCGAGGCTGTCGTGCTCTCCCTGCTGCTGGTCGCCGGCTTCGCCCTGGTCTCCTTCGGCGAGACCACGGCCGGCGCCGTGACCACTGCAGCCCTGGTCTTCCACCGCCTGTTCAACCCCATCGGAGCCCTCGTCGGTCTCTTCGACCAGATCCAATCCGCCGGCGCCTCGCTGACCCGCATGGTCGGTGTCATCGACGAAGCTTCCACCTCGCCGAGGCGGTCGACCGATCACTGCATCGACCGTCCTTCCCTGATCCTCGAGGACCTGTGGTTCACCTACGATGACGAACCGGAATCGAGGAACCACGTCCTCAAGGGCGTGAGCCTGCGCCTCGATCCCGGGGAGGTCGTCGCCGTCGTCGGCACCACGGGGGCGGGCAAGTCCACACTTGCGCGTATTGCAGCCGGTCTCTCGGCACCCACGCTGGGACGTGCCGTACTCGAATCGGGCACAGCCGCCTCGGCGGGGGAGGGCGAACCACTGACCGAACTGCCGGAAACGGTACTGAGGTCCCACATCACGATGGTCGCCCAGGAGGTCCACACCTTCAACGGCACCCTGCGCGAGAACGTTGCTCTGCCCGTCCCCGACGCCACGGACGAGCAGGTCACCGCCGCACTGAACACGGTCGGCGCCGGCTGGGTCTCCGAGCTCTCCCGAGGATTGGCAACCGAGGTCGGCGACGGCGGGGCCAGGCTGAACGCCGAGCAGGAGCAGTCGATCGCCCTGGCCCGGCTGGTGCTCGCCGACCCCGACTTCGCGGTCCTCGACGAGGCGACTGCCGAAGCCGGATCCGCCGGTGCCCACGCCCTCGAACAATCCGCCGAGGCCGCACTCGTCGGGCGCGGGGCCCTCGTCGTCGCCCACCGGCTCAGCCAGGCCGAGACCGCGGATCGCGTCCTGGTGATGGAGCACGGACGCATCGTCGAAGAGGGCACGCATTCCCAACTGGTCGCAGCCGGCGGCCACTACGCGCAACTGTGGGCGGCCTGGTCGGCGTGA
- a CDS encoding oxidoreductase produces the protein MGTRLDDKISSAADRTIVITGGNSGIGRAAAAMLAGMDARVVLTVRDLDKGRSAAETMRGPVDVRRLDLADLASVRAFAEEFTDPINILINNAGIMTPPFGHTADGFESQFGTNHLGHFALTNLLLPQIRDRVVTVSSIGHRTGTIDFDDLDWERRAYRPMAAYGQSKLANLLFTSELQRRLTEVSAPVIATAAHPGLAATNLYQREGSRVLASVTEAVIGLISQSETQGSLPTLCAATADIPGNSYVGPGSFWQTRGEPKLVGRSAAAEDAEVARRLWTVSEELTGVEFPLSTL, from the coding sequence ATGGGCACCAGGCTCGATGACAAGATCTCGTCCGCGGCCGACCGCACCATCGTCATCACCGGTGGCAACAGCGGAATCGGTCGGGCGGCGGCTGCAATGCTGGCCGGCATGGACGCTCGAGTGGTGCTTACCGTGCGCGACCTCGACAAGGGGCGGTCTGCGGCCGAGACGATGCGCGGCCCCGTGGACGTTCGTCGGCTCGATCTCGCCGACCTCGCCTCCGTGCGCGCCTTCGCTGAGGAATTCACCGACCCGATCAATATCCTCATCAACAACGCCGGGATCATGACGCCACCGTTCGGGCACACCGCTGACGGGTTCGAGTCACAGTTCGGGACGAACCACCTCGGCCATTTCGCTCTCACCAATCTGCTGCTGCCGCAGATCCGCGATCGCGTCGTCACCGTCTCCTCGATCGGACACCGAACCGGCACGATCGACTTCGACGATCTCGACTGGGAGCGCAGAGCGTACAGGCCGATGGCTGCGTACGGGCAGTCGAAGCTCGCCAATCTGCTCTTCACCTCCGAACTGCAGCGACGGCTCACCGAGGTGTCCGCCCCCGTCATCGCGACTGCGGCCCATCCGGGTCTGGCGGCGACGAACCTGTACCAGCGGGAGGGAAGTCGCGTGCTCGCTTCCGTCACCGAGGCGGTGATCGGGCTGATCTCGCAAAGTGAGACTCAAGGGTCCCTGCCGACGCTGTGTGCGGCCACCGCTGACATTCCGGGCAACAGCTATGTCGGTCCGGGCAGCTTCTGGCAGACCCGGGGCGAGCCGAAACTCGTCGGTCGGTCCGCTGCAGCCGAGGACGCCGAGGTGGCTCGGCGTCTGTGGACGGTGTCCGAGGAGCTGACCGGGGTGGAGTTTCCTCTATCGACCCTGTGA
- a CDS encoding acyl-CoA dehydrogenase family protein has translation MTTRARDTSDLDKSDLLDLDGLFSEAELDLRDSVRAFVDARIRPNIADWYESAVFPREIAAEMGELGLLGMHLDGYGCPGRSAVEYGLAALELEAGDSGLRTFVSVQGSLAMSAIHKFGSEEQKNRYLPGMAAGEVIGCFGLTEPTAGSDPGSMATTATRNDDGSWVLNGAKRWIGMASIADVAVIWAAADEGIRGFLVPTDTAGFTATPIEQKLSMRASIQCDIDMDDVHLPAEAVLPDATGLKGPFSCLNEARYGIMWGAMGAARDSYEVVLKYSQERLQFDKPLAGYQITQEKLVNMVLEIQKGILLALQTGRLKDAGTLDPVQISVGKLNNCREAIAICREARAMLGGNGITLEYSPLRHANNLESVRTYEGTDEVHTLILGRHITGEQAFR, from the coding sequence ATGACCACCCGCGCACGAGACACCTCCGACCTCGACAAATCCGACCTCCTCGACCTCGATGGACTCTTCAGCGAGGCCGAACTCGACCTCCGCGACAGCGTCCGCGCCTTCGTCGATGCACGGATTCGCCCGAACATCGCCGACTGGTACGAGAGCGCGGTCTTCCCCCGTGAGATCGCGGCCGAGATGGGTGAACTCGGGCTGCTGGGCATGCACCTCGACGGCTACGGCTGCCCGGGCCGCTCGGCCGTCGAATACGGCCTCGCCGCACTCGAACTCGAAGCCGGAGACTCCGGTCTCCGCACGTTCGTGTCCGTGCAGGGCTCGCTGGCCATGTCCGCGATCCACAAATTCGGCTCCGAAGAGCAGAAGAACCGGTACCTGCCCGGCATGGCCGCAGGTGAGGTCATCGGCTGCTTCGGCCTGACCGAACCGACCGCCGGCTCCGATCCCGGTTCCATGGCCACCACCGCGACACGCAACGACGACGGCTCGTGGGTCCTCAACGGGGCCAAACGGTGGATCGGCATGGCCTCCATCGCCGATGTCGCCGTCATCTGGGCCGCCGCCGACGAAGGCATCCGCGGGTTCCTCGTCCCCACCGACACGGCCGGATTCACCGCGACCCCGATCGAGCAGAAGCTCTCGATGCGCGCCTCCATCCAGTGCGACATCGACATGGACGATGTCCACCTTCCCGCCGAGGCGGTCCTACCTGATGCCACAGGGCTGAAAGGGCCGTTCTCCTGCCTCAATGAGGCCCGCTACGGAATCATGTGGGGTGCGATGGGGGCCGCCCGCGACTCCTACGAGGTGGTGCTGAAATACTCCCAAGAGCGCCTCCAGTTCGACAAACCGCTCGCCGGATACCAGATCACCCAGGAGAAGCTGGTGAACATGGTCCTCGAGATCCAGAAGGGCATCCTACTGGCGCTCCAGACCGGCAGGCTCAAAGACGCGGGAACACTCGACCCGGTCCAGATCTCGGTCGGGAAGCTCAACAACTGCCGTGAGGCGATCGCCATCTGCCGAGAGGCGAGGGCCATGCTCGGCGGCAACGGGATCACCCTCGAGTACTCACCGCTGCGGCATGCGAACAACCTCGAATCCGTGCGCACCTACGAAGGCACCGATGAGGTCCACACCCTCATCCTGGGCCGTCACATCACCGGCGAACAGGCCTTCAGATAG
- a CDS encoding ABC transporter ATP-binding protein, which translates to MSQTPSSGSILLRRAARRRLGLLLPGVITMSIWQVCEAIVPVAIGIVVDAAIIPLSLPMLIASIIGIGLLFTLLSLGYRFGARFCNAAREHEAHALRVELTHAALTSANLPPDRASGEVLSIASADADTAAQSFAQLGRGIASVLGMIAAAVFLLIADPVTGLVVLIAVPIGLLIVALPSRSVSAKASAQLEAVARAGRSASDLMHGLRVIKAMGGEPWSVRRYRHTSDEAADAGIATGERTGRLAGLGALVMSVVLAIVLIVAGLRLLEGQMSVGALIGILGMTAFLTEPMRALAEIVGLFAQSHGAAQRISQLLTDIDEADAPIPTAATSQARTTAPAPTIDFSEEAVGVRSWAVGEERTVDFTTAFGALTCIVAEDPESETELLAALATHARGTGPDQMIVSPHTVDLFEGTIRSNITMILGTDDAPVTAEVLAASGADELLGLVDAGLDHRIQELGGNLSGGQRQRVALARALHADPRLLVLHEPTTAVDAVTEARISAGLKDLRTSRESAATIVFTSAPAFLAAADSVVFVPTTGPVLVGGHAELLAAADASAVDASAKAYRNAVTR; encoded by the coding sequence GTGTCGCAGACTCCCTCATCAGGTTCGATTCTCCTCCGCAGAGCCGCCCGACGCCGCCTCGGCCTCCTGCTCCCCGGCGTCATCACCATGTCGATCTGGCAGGTCTGCGAAGCGATCGTGCCCGTGGCCATCGGCATCGTCGTCGACGCCGCGATCATCCCGCTGTCCCTGCCGATGCTCATCGCCTCCATCATCGGCATCGGTCTGCTGTTCACTCTCCTCAGCCTCGGCTATCGCTTCGGTGCCCGATTCTGCAACGCCGCCCGCGAACACGAAGCACACGCACTGCGCGTCGAGCTCACCCACGCCGCGCTCACCTCGGCGAACCTGCCTCCCGACCGGGCCTCCGGCGAGGTCCTGTCGATCGCTTCGGCGGACGCGGACACGGCAGCCCAGTCCTTCGCGCAGCTGGGGCGGGGCATCGCCTCCGTCCTCGGGATGATCGCCGCCGCAGTCTTCCTCCTCATCGCGGACCCCGTGACCGGTCTCGTCGTCCTCATCGCCGTGCCCATCGGCCTGCTCATCGTCGCCCTGCCCAGCCGCTCGGTGTCCGCCAAGGCGAGCGCCCAGCTCGAAGCGGTGGCCAGAGCAGGCCGTTCGGCCTCCGACCTCATGCACGGCCTGCGCGTGATCAAGGCCATGGGCGGCGAGCCCTGGTCCGTGCGCCGCTACCGTCACACCTCGGACGAAGCCGCCGACGCCGGCATCGCCACAGGTGAGCGGACCGGACGGCTCGCGGGCCTCGGGGCGCTGGTCATGTCGGTCGTCCTCGCGATCGTCCTCATCGTCGCAGGCCTTCGCCTCCTCGAGGGACAGATGAGCGTCGGCGCACTCATCGGCATCCTCGGCATGACCGCCTTCCTCACCGAACCCATGCGCGCCCTGGCCGAGATCGTCGGCCTCTTCGCCCAATCCCACGGCGCAGCCCAGCGGATCTCCCAGCTGCTGACCGACATCGACGAGGCGGATGCTCCTATCCCGACAGCAGCGACATCGCAGGCCCGGACCACCGCCCCGGCGCCGACCATCGACTTCTCCGAAGAAGCAGTCGGCGTCCGCAGCTGGGCAGTGGGGGAGGAACGCACGGTCGACTTCACCACCGCCTTCGGGGCGTTGACCTGCATCGTCGCCGAAGACCCCGAGTCGGAGACCGAGCTGCTCGCGGCCCTGGCCACCCATGCCCGCGGCACCGGACCCGACCAGATGATCGTCTCACCGCACACGGTCGACCTGTTCGAAGGCACGATCCGCTCGAACATCACCATGATCCTGGGCACCGACGATGCTCCCGTGACCGCCGAGGTGCTCGCCGCCTCGGGCGCCGACGAGCTCCTCGGCCTCGTCGACGCCGGACTCGACCACCGGATCCAGGAGCTCGGCGGCAACCTCTCCGGAGGACAGCGTCAGCGCGTGGCCCTGGCCCGGGCGCTGCACGCCGATCCCCGGCTCCTCGTCCTCCACGAACCGACCACCGCCGTCGACGCCGTCACCGAAGCACGGATCTCGGCGGGGCTCAAGGACCTGCGCACCTCCCGCGAGTCAGCGGCCACCATCGTCTTCACCAGCGCACCGGCTTTCCTCGCCGCTGCCGATTCCGTCGTTTTCGTGCCCACCACCGGCCCCGTCCTCGTCGGAGGGCACGCCGAACTCCTCGCCGCCGCGGACGCATCCGCCGTGGACGCATCAGCGAAGGCCTACCGGAATGCGGTGACCCGATGA